The Candidatus Nitrosymbiomonas proteolyticus genome has a segment encoding these proteins:
- a CDS encoding restriction endonuclease BglII, whose amino-acid sequence MKVVYTYSHLGGEEILSVRKPEVLSDIQAVIGEVKARRLKISNEKTKKGRELFSPKDMNRQFREAFRKRDFAELVDRYVLTIPDWNVRIAGAYKQVDFVRDRVLTEVQFGKYAFMFYDVAKFQYFYNEQKCDVGVEIVPCHALQQHMSSGVSYGEHLVYDIERLKRHFPAVPVMVILIDAD is encoded by the coding sequence GTGAAGGTTGTCTATACGTATTCGCACCTGGGAGGCGAGGAGATCCTTTCCGTTCGCAAGCCGGAGGTCCTTTCGGATATTCAGGCAGTTATTGGTGAAGTGAAGGCACGCAGACTCAAAATCAGCAACGAGAAGACAAAGAAGGGTCGGGAGTTGTTCAGCCCCAAGGATATGAACCGACAGTTCCGCGAGGCCTTTCGCAAGCGTGATTTTGCAGAGCTTGTTGATCGGTATGTCCTCACCATCCCAGATTGGAATGTTCGCATCGCAGGGGCGTACAAGCAGGTCGATTTCGTGCGAGACCGGGTTTTGACCGAGGTTCAGTTTGGTAAGTACGCATTCATGTTCTACGACGTAGCCAAGTTCCAGTACTTCTACAATGAGCAGAAGTGCGACGTGGGAGTAGAGATCGTCCCTTGCCACGCCCTACAGCAACATATGTCGAGCGGAGTGTCTTACGGCGAGCACCTTGTTTACGACATTGAGCGGCTGAAGCGGCATTTTCCTGCCGTCCCTGTCATGGTGATACTTATCGATGCGGACTAG
- a CDS encoding transcription elongation factor NusA: MDPGNPLGFAPKLWYTFVYNQVCLIGWSCAAFFYSRGTKWVRWQRSNMEILQQLRQIAQERDIPFDELLREIEEALAVAYKKYVGAAGEVAVHIDPERLMAPDKGMRVVVEKEVVGIVTEPSYQLSVAEARKKQPNAEVGDFVQVEVDPNRFGRIAASTFKQVLSQKLREAEIRQINEVFQEKIGDLVNGLVTRRDEHTVYIQVNKVEAELPRREQVPTESYRINDRLKVYVLKVDDSRRRLAVVVSRTHPNLLRKLFELEVPEIAQSIVQIKSVAREPGQRSKIAVISTDERVDAVGACVGPRGARVQAIVDELHDEKIDIVPFSDNPTTYIINALSPAKVNSIRLNEADRSAYVVVPDNQLSLAIGKGGQNVRLAARLTEWKIDIRSEAQAATESKPPVEEAEAGS; this comes from the coding sequence ATGGACCCCGGCAATCCTCTTGGGTTCGCGCCTAAGCTGTGGTATACTTTCGTTTACAACCAGGTGTGCCTCATCGGGTGGTCCTGTGCCGCCTTTTTTTATTCGCGAGGTACAAAATGGGTGAGGTGGCAAAGGTCGAACATGGAAATCTTGCAGCAACTACGGCAGATTGCACAAGAGCGAGACATTCCCTTCGATGAATTGCTCCGTGAGATCGAAGAGGCTCTGGCAGTCGCCTATAAGAAATACGTCGGCGCAGCCGGCGAGGTCGCCGTTCACATCGATCCCGAGCGCCTGATGGCCCCCGACAAGGGGATGCGGGTGGTGGTCGAGAAGGAAGTCGTTGGAATCGTGACCGAGCCCTCTTACCAGCTAAGCGTCGCGGAGGCTCGGAAGAAGCAGCCCAACGCCGAGGTTGGCGATTTTGTTCAAGTCGAAGTGGACCCCAACAGGTTCGGAAGGATTGCGGCATCGACGTTCAAGCAGGTCCTGAGCCAGAAGCTGCGCGAAGCTGAGATTCGGCAGATCAACGAGGTGTTTCAGGAGAAGATCGGCGACCTCGTGAACGGCTTGGTCACACGGCGCGATGAACACACGGTTTACATTCAAGTCAACAAGGTCGAGGCCGAACTCCCTCGACGCGAGCAGGTGCCGACGGAGTCGTACCGGATCAACGACCGTCTGAAGGTGTACGTCTTGAAGGTGGACGACTCGCGACGAAGGCTCGCTGTCGTGGTCAGTCGGACCCATCCGAACCTGCTGCGCAAGCTGTTCGAACTCGAAGTGCCCGAGATCGCGCAGAGTATCGTGCAGATCAAGAGCGTCGCCCGGGAGCCCGGCCAGCGAAGCAAGATCGCCGTCATCAGCACCGACGAGCGGGTGGACGCGGTCGGGGCTTGTGTGGGCCCGCGTGGCGCGAGGGTTCAAGCGATCGTCGACGAACTCCACGACGAGAAAATCGACATCGTCCCTTTTAGCGACAATCCGACGACTTACATCATCAACGCTTTGAGCCCGGCGAAGGTGAACTCAATTCGACTGAACGAAGCGGACAGGAGCGCGTACGTCGTTGTCCCCGATAACCAGCTTTCCCTCGCGATCGGCAAGGGAGGCCAGAACGTTCGCCTGGCCGCCCGCCTGACCGAATGGAAGATCGACATTCGGTCGGAAGCCCAGGCAGCGACCGAGTCGAAGCCGCCCGTCGAAGAAGCGGAGGCTGGGTCGTAG
- a CDS encoding dihydroneopterin aldolase has protein sequence MAIVFVKGLRAFGRHGVTEQERVAGCDLVVDLELLTPDESASTDEIEHTADYGVAARIAQEVIEGTSAATVEWLAGEIGRRVLSQMPQVQQATVSVAKPTPPLPYDLDCVGATVRTAR, from the coding sequence ATGGCGATCGTGTTCGTCAAGGGTTTGCGGGCCTTCGGGCGGCATGGGGTAACGGAGCAGGAACGGGTTGCCGGGTGCGATCTCGTCGTCGATCTCGAACTTCTAACTCCCGACGAGAGCGCCAGCACGGACGAAATCGAACACACCGCCGACTACGGGGTGGCCGCGCGAATCGCCCAGGAAGTGATCGAGGGGACCTCGGCCGCAACGGTCGAATGGCTCGCGGGCGAGATCGGACGCCGAGTTCTGTCGCAGATGCCCCAGGTTCAACAGGCGACCGTTTCGGTTGCCAAACCTACCCCTCCACTCCCCTACGACCTCGATTGCGTGGGAGCGACGGTCCGCACCGCGCGCTAA
- a CDS encoding translation initiation factor IF-2 encodes MSLAIADVAKEFGLKPGQVAAALDDLGLLNEGGSIDVDADDLELVRESLAELDRGAEVLLPANCNPRDIATALDLTIPEVQKTLMVKFKVMATLTTSLKPEVAEQLVDGFGFKVRWADQPKPKAAAKPKKPSAGDQTRPPVVTIMGHVDHGKTSLLDYIRKANVAAREHGGITQHIGAYQVKLPEGEITFLDTPGHAAFTEMRSRGAQVTDIAILVVAADDGVMPQTKEAISHIKNAGVPMIVAVNKIDKPGVNPDKIKTELVQHEVIPEDFGGDVIVCPVSAITGEGVPHLLEMILLQSGVLDLKADPKGKPQGVVVEAKLEKGRGPVATVLVQNGTIRVGDAIVVGQCYGRIRAMSNFMGEAVQEAGPSMPVEVLGLSETPLAGDKVEVKEDEKTAREISDKRADAARIKSLHSPSRGLSLTDLKAKLSEGEINTLNLIIKADVQGSVEAVRGLVEKLQHPEVEVKIIHSGVGTITESDILLAGASSAIVVGFNVKPEGGAKTEAERKKVEIRTYRIIYELIEDIEAAIKGRLEPKFEENYLGEVEIRQVFNLTRQGKVAGCHVTDGRATRGARCRVHRGEDIVYDGKIASLRHVKDDVREVTQGFDCGVKFDDWEAFLAGDKIEVFELVQVNA; translated from the coding sequence ATGAGCTTAGCGATCGCGGACGTAGCCAAGGAGTTCGGGCTGAAGCCTGGGCAAGTCGCTGCCGCCCTCGACGATCTTGGGCTGCTGAATGAGGGCGGTTCGATCGACGTGGACGCGGACGACCTGGAGCTCGTTCGTGAGTCGCTCGCCGAACTCGACAGGGGCGCCGAGGTGCTGTTGCCTGCCAACTGCAACCCCCGCGACATCGCCACTGCCCTCGATCTTACGATCCCTGAGGTGCAAAAGACGCTGATGGTCAAGTTCAAGGTCATGGCGACGCTGACGACCTCGCTCAAGCCGGAAGTCGCCGAGCAGTTGGTCGATGGGTTCGGATTCAAGGTCAGGTGGGCCGATCAACCCAAGCCCAAAGCCGCCGCAAAACCGAAGAAGCCTTCGGCGGGCGATCAGACCCGGCCGCCGGTGGTGACGATCATGGGCCACGTCGACCACGGAAAGACCTCGCTGCTGGACTACATTCGCAAGGCCAACGTGGCCGCCCGCGAGCACGGCGGGATCACGCAGCATATCGGCGCGTATCAGGTCAAGCTCCCTGAGGGGGAGATCACCTTCCTCGACACGCCGGGCCACGCAGCGTTTACGGAGATGCGGTCGCGCGGCGCCCAAGTGACCGACATCGCGATCTTGGTGGTTGCAGCGGACGACGGCGTCATGCCTCAAACCAAGGAAGCGATCAGCCATATCAAGAACGCCGGCGTCCCCATGATCGTGGCCGTCAACAAGATCGACAAGCCGGGAGTGAACCCGGACAAGATCAAGACGGAGCTCGTGCAGCATGAGGTGATCCCGGAGGATTTCGGCGGCGATGTGATCGTTTGTCCCGTGTCGGCGATCACCGGGGAAGGCGTACCCCACCTTCTCGAAATGATCCTGCTTCAATCAGGCGTTTTGGACCTCAAGGCCGATCCCAAGGGCAAGCCGCAGGGGGTCGTGGTCGAGGCCAAGCTGGAGAAGGGCCGCGGGCCGGTGGCGACCGTCCTCGTCCAGAACGGGACGATTCGTGTGGGCGATGCGATCGTCGTGGGTCAATGCTACGGCCGAATTCGCGCGATGTCGAACTTCATGGGGGAAGCCGTTCAAGAGGCGGGCCCTTCGATGCCGGTCGAGGTTCTCGGACTCAGCGAAACGCCGCTTGCGGGCGATAAGGTCGAGGTCAAGGAAGACGAAAAGACGGCCCGCGAGATATCCGACAAGCGCGCCGATGCTGCTCGTATCAAGTCGCTGCATTCGCCGAGCCGAGGGTTGAGCCTGACCGATCTCAAGGCCAAGCTTTCGGAAGGCGAAATCAACACGCTCAACCTCATCATCAAAGCCGACGTTCAAGGGTCCGTGGAGGCCGTCCGCGGCTTGGTCGAGAAGCTTCAGCATCCTGAAGTCGAGGTCAAGATCATTCACAGCGGGGTGGGGACGATCACGGAGAGCGACATTCTGCTGGCTGGTGCTTCCAGCGCGATTGTCGTCGGGTTCAACGTGAAGCCTGAGGGCGGCGCGAAGACCGAGGCCGAACGCAAAAAGGTCGAGATTCGGACCTACCGAATCATCTACGAGCTGATCGAAGACATCGAGGCCGCCATCAAGGGCCGGCTCGAACCCAAATTCGAAGAGAACTATCTGGGCGAGGTCGAGATTCGTCAGGTCTTCAACCTCACGCGTCAAGGGAAGGTCGCCGGGTGCCACGTCACGGACGGCAGGGCGACGCGCGGCGCGAGGTGCCGAGTTCATCGCGGCGAGGACATCGTTTACGATGGCAAGATCGCCTCGTTGCGGCACGTCAAGGACGATGTGCGCGAAGTCACTCAGGGATTCGACTGCGGTGTGAAGTTCGACGATTGGGAAGCCTTCCTAGCGGGCGACAAGATCGAAGTGTTCGAACTCGTTCAAGTGAACGCATAG
- a CDS encoding type II site-specific deoxyribonuclease BsobI, translating into MLQMWVDHVKCAADLRTELSETIRGFEDQIQQKTKKAAPYLDNLKALVHALATEDDPYTLYLRAEFRSAIIAACLISNKSAGHLVGAALDKIVEDSLVKLKANDPEWKEVLVSRAALTWGDALGGSMRNLVGQQAEAGFLDRLVAILRAKGLSPNVGTSTGGKVNSVSWGTRIVFLNRTCGIVRNNIDAVLTDATAGQPNLDDPSVYIACGELKGGIDPAGADEHWKTARTALDRIRDQFKTEGYAPKLFFVGAAIESAMADEIFQRLKDGLLSHAANLTKPAQVTDLCEWLIGL; encoded by the coding sequence ATGCTTCAAATGTGGGTGGATCATGTCAAGTGTGCTGCAGATCTGCGAACTGAGCTTAGTGAGACGATCAGGGGATTCGAAGATCAGATTCAGCAGAAGACCAAGAAAGCGGCGCCCTATCTCGACAACCTCAAGGCCCTTGTGCATGCTTTGGCAACCGAAGATGATCCCTACACTCTGTACCTGAGGGCTGAATTCCGCAGCGCAATCATAGCTGCTTGTCTGATTTCGAACAAATCGGCTGGCCACCTCGTGGGAGCGGCGTTGGATAAGATCGTCGAAGACTCGTTGGTCAAGTTGAAAGCCAACGACCCTGAGTGGAAAGAGGTCCTGGTTTCGCGAGCGGCGCTTACGTGGGGCGACGCGCTCGGCGGCTCAATGCGTAACTTGGTCGGTCAGCAGGCCGAAGCAGGATTTCTGGACCGATTGGTGGCCATCCTAAGGGCGAAGGGGCTTAGCCCCAATGTAGGCACCAGCACGGGAGGCAAGGTCAACAGCGTGAGTTGGGGTACGCGCATCGTGTTTCTCAATCGAACCTGCGGGATCGTCAGGAACAACATAGATGCGGTACTAACGGACGCGACAGCCGGCCAACCGAACTTGGACGACCCGTCCGTCTACATTGCTTGTGGCGAACTTAAGGGAGGCATTGACCCAGCGGGTGCCGACGAGCACTGGAAGACCGCGCGCACGGCATTGGATCGAATTCGAGATCAGTTCAAGACGGAGGGATACGCCCCAAAGCTCTTTTTCGTTGGAGCTGCCATCGAAAGCGCGATGGCAGATGAGATCTTTCAACGCTTGAAGGATGGACTGTTGTCACATGCCGCGAATCTGACGAAGCCCGCACAAGTGACGGACCTGTGCGAGTGGCTCATTGGCCTTTAA
- a CDS encoding cell surface protein, producing MNQFAFEGLRTGHASFLRALIERGWRVAVFAAGLGALSTGAAIAQSMYWWQVWHPNVSTFNDYYYKNIIMPNGDQYFAGSYGHPVTGVPRVRFGLYPADLSQPPKLYFDEWAPAGAGRPFVNSMAVDSSGNMYLGGSTQGGAQGNWAVVKYRPDGTRRWSAFYNGSANGDDVVNSVVLDDFGNVFAIGFSKESATSYDAWIARYEPEPAGSAAVLLGAHRLFTSNWDFHMSGIAHPEGGAVGFGSWWFAAENRNVSEIIRIRPTSTPPYFDWPYAVAFWADPANHQTNWAWNGVVDSNGDYLAVSTIGANPTLPQFLTLGKFSGTMPATRPWPAIVIPVNSTEPYDFAYPPIALDSNDSVAIGGGYGGKSFVRKYDTNGILLWERFLQGDVPSSWNLVTDLQFDADGNLFVCAITWNTGREKDVLVARFDPLGNLVWSHTFNGPENANDVPYDISVNDDGIIGVVGYLTRAGKTQPLIMFAAEPTIAIADSYAVDEDSLLATTSVNGVLVNDKWKSNATVILESDVLHGALTLLNDGSFTYVPDPDFDQTDSFTYSVDRYGSRSQTVTVTITINAIADVFDHMIDAGTEIQDLIALYGGSAGDRLQDSLDHLGAALSLFYANLWEDSAFEIVEAIVDLELSVNAGLPPELAIPLMEVLCEASKMMALDRITDAIDQNGDPQKIAQAQRFVTQGDDKRAGGKYLQAAHKYKDAISHADDA from the coding sequence ATGAATCAGTTTGCATTCGAGGGATTACGGACGGGCCATGCTTCCTTTCTGAGGGCACTGATCGAGCGCGGTTGGCGCGTGGCGGTCTTCGCCGCAGGCTTGGGGGCTTTGTCCACAGGGGCTGCAATAGCCCAGAGCATGTATTGGTGGCAGGTATGGCATCCCAATGTGTCGACCTTCAACGACTACTACTACAAGAACATCATCATGCCGAACGGCGACCAGTACTTCGCTGGGAGTTATGGCCATCCGGTGACCGGCGTTCCCAGAGTCCGTTTCGGACTCTATCCGGCGGACCTGAGCCAGCCGCCGAAGCTGTATTTCGACGAGTGGGCGCCCGCCGGGGCTGGCCGTCCGTTCGTGAACTCAATGGCAGTAGATTCCTCAGGGAACATGTACCTTGGGGGCTCGACGCAGGGCGGTGCCCAGGGGAATTGGGCCGTCGTCAAGTACCGGCCAGATGGCACCAGGCGATGGAGCGCCTTCTACAACGGAAGCGCCAACGGGGACGACGTGGTCAATTCGGTCGTACTCGACGACTTCGGCAACGTGTTTGCCATTGGCTTCTCGAAAGAATCGGCAACCTCCTACGATGCTTGGATCGCCCGCTATGAGCCAGAACCCGCAGGGTCCGCAGCCGTCCTTCTAGGAGCCCACAGGCTGTTCACGAGCAACTGGGATTTCCACATGAGCGGGATCGCGCACCCCGAGGGCGGAGCGGTCGGGTTTGGTTCGTGGTGGTTTGCGGCCGAAAATCGAAATGTAAGCGAGATCATTCGGATCCGGCCCACTTCAACTCCACCCTATTTTGATTGGCCCTATGCTGTGGCCTTCTGGGCTGATCCGGCCAACCATCAGACGAACTGGGCATGGAACGGCGTGGTCGATTCGAACGGTGATTACCTTGCCGTCAGTACCATCGGCGCCAACCCGACCTTGCCGCAATTCTTGACTCTCGGCAAGTTCTCGGGGACGATGCCGGCGACGAGGCCGTGGCCCGCCATCGTGATCCCTGTGAACAGCACGGAGCCCTATGACTTTGCCTATCCGCCCATCGCGCTCGATTCGAATGACAGCGTGGCAATTGGCGGCGGATACGGAGGTAAGTCGTTCGTCCGCAAGTACGACACGAACGGCATCCTCCTCTGGGAGAGGTTCCTCCAGGGCGACGTCCCCAGTAGCTGGAACTTGGTCACAGACCTACAATTCGATGCGGACGGCAACCTCTTCGTTTGCGCGATTACGTGGAATACTGGCCGCGAGAAAGACGTGCTCGTCGCTCGGTTTGATCCGTTGGGCAACCTTGTTTGGTCACACACGTTCAACGGGCCGGAGAACGCCAACGATGTCCCCTATGACATCAGCGTAAACGACGACGGCATCATCGGAGTCGTTGGTTATCTGACCCGGGCCGGAAAAACACAGCCGCTTATCATGTTCGCGGCCGAGCCCACGATCGCCATTGCCGACAGCTATGCGGTAGATGAAGACAGCCTCTTGGCGACCACGTCCGTGAACGGCGTCCTCGTAAACGACAAGTGGAAGTCCAACGCAACGGTGATCCTGGAGTCCGACGTCCTGCACGGCGCGCTGACCCTTCTGAACGACGGCAGCTTCACCTACGTACCCGACCCGGACTTCGACCAAACCGATTCCTTCACCTATTCGGTGGATCGCTACGGCTCACGAAGCCAGACCGTGACCGTCACGATCACGATCAACGCGATTGCCGATGTATTCGATCACATGATCGATGCGGGCACTGAAATCCAGGACCTCATCGCCCTGTACGGAGGGTCGGCTGGAGACAGACTCCAAGACAGTCTTGATCACCTCGGCGCGGCGCTGTCGTTGTTCTACGCAAACCTGTGGGAGGACTCTGCGTTTGAGATCGTTGAAGCCATCGTGGACCTCGAACTGTCGGTCAATGCCGGACTCCCACCGGAGCTCGCGATTCCCCTCATGGAGGTGCTCTGCGAGGCCTCGAAGATGATGGCCCTCGATCGAATCACAGACGCCATCGACCAAAACGGCGATCCGCAGAAGATCGCGCAAGCTCAGAGGTTCGTGACCCAGGGAGATGACAAACGTGCGGGGGGCAAGTACCTTCAAGCGGCGCACAAGTACAAAGACGCCATCTCCCACGCCGATGACGCATAG
- a CDS encoding site-specific DNA-methyltransferase, with the protein MESMKLADRFDPDANAVLFAGDCLDLLRSVPDGLVKLVVTSPPYNLGKSYENRLDIGEYLSLQRSVIEECVRVTSKNGSICWQVGNFVDNGEIVPLDLKLYPIFESLGLRLRNRVVWHFGHGLHASRRFSGRYEVILWFTRTNDYTFNLDAVRVPPKYPNKKHFKGPKAGQLSCNPLGKNPTDVWDIPNVKANHVEKTEHPCQFPVELVERLVLSLTNEEDWVLDPFMGVGSAQIAALIHGRRTIGADIEPRYVRIAESRIRAAEAGTLRIRPMERTVYDPSSPKESVPPKYVSLHNREDQMKLLERKTIFPSVSRGE; encoded by the coding sequence ATGGAGTCAATGAAGCTTGCTGACCGTTTTGATCCGGATGCGAACGCTGTTCTCTTCGCAGGGGACTGCCTCGATTTGCTACGCTCCGTTCCGGACGGCCTTGTCAAGCTCGTCGTGACTTCGCCTCCTTACAATCTCGGAAAATCTTACGAGAACCGACTTGACATCGGCGAGTACCTATCGCTGCAGCGAAGCGTAATCGAAGAGTGCGTTCGAGTGACCTCCAAGAACGGGAGCATTTGTTGGCAGGTCGGGAACTTTGTTGACAACGGAGAGATCGTCCCATTAGACCTGAAGCTCTACCCGATTTTCGAGAGCCTAGGGCTCCGACTCCGGAATCGAGTAGTTTGGCACTTCGGACACGGCCTCCATGCGTCCAGACGTTTTTCCGGACGATACGAGGTGATCTTGTGGTTCACCCGCACGAACGACTACACTTTTAACCTAGATGCTGTGCGCGTCCCGCCCAAGTACCCGAACAAGAAGCACTTCAAGGGACCCAAAGCTGGCCAGCTATCGTGCAACCCGCTAGGCAAGAATCCAACCGATGTGTGGGACATTCCTAATGTCAAAGCCAATCATGTAGAGAAGACAGAACATCCGTGTCAGTTCCCAGTGGAGCTCGTTGAGCGGCTAGTACTTTCACTGACCAACGAAGAGGATTGGGTGCTGGACCCCTTTATGGGGGTTGGTTCGGCACAGATTGCTGCTCTGATCCATGGTAGGCGTACAATCGGAGCGGACATCGAGCCGCGGTATGTCCGAATTGCCGAAAGCCGCATTCGGGCGGCAGAGGCCGGAACCTTGCGTATTCGACCGATGGAAAGGACGGTGTATGATCCCAGTTCACCGAAGGAAAGTGTTCCGCCCAAGTACGTGTCGCTTCACAACCGTGAAGACCAAATGAAGCTGTTGGAACGCAAAACCATATTCCCTTCCGTTTCGAGGGGCGAGTGA
- a CDS encoding hypothetical conserved protein yields MDAAALNKMLASCIRERAARRPESNAKAHSARSAADAQTLARSLGLDPQPPKSELRAQVTGVLSREGYRVERIRYESSPGVFVAAHLYIPEGKGPFPLVLHPHGHWTHKKSTPFVQARAIGLAVLGFAGLVVESPGRSWDENECNERSGMGSHDDPALVMGWPVTGQYVWDLVRGLDYCQSRSDIDWTRVGITGASGGGLAAAAAFANDRRIGAAAIVCFASSLESNPHNGCLCHHLPGITRLGDRSDLLAIRAPAPILLVSATEDEEFPLVGHQKTFQKLQRVYETLGKKEAVRLEVVEGRHDYSRRMREAMYAFFAEHLLGAPRSPYLPEPMPMTDGAHNPYERGTEPATTPDLWVTPPSLRQTRTLREVLADRLSDPRPEPFDAAERLIPWGRHGKIALEIPSDELTICDEGFSPRPEGAFVLPSQGIDFRLCVYLGISGAEFLAQVLHLGLPGGPTGWEPSALGGDPVSAVLASLRTLSSGGAPEKTVSSVRALGPVSSRVARHLRLLRPGLKIETSHFETGWLDSVDAEDLPLIQPGARYLEWPFGGLNLS; encoded by the coding sequence GTGGACGCAGCCGCCCTCAACAAGATGCTAGCCTCCTGCATTCGGGAGCGGGCGGCGCGGCGTCCCGAGTCGAACGCGAAGGCTCATTCGGCCCGATCGGCCGCGGACGCCCAGACCCTCGCGCGGAGCTTGGGGCTCGACCCCCAGCCGCCGAAAAGCGAACTCCGGGCGCAGGTTACGGGGGTCCTCAGTCGCGAGGGTTATCGCGTCGAGCGTATCCGCTACGAATCGTCGCCTGGGGTCTTTGTGGCAGCTCACCTTTACATTCCTGAAGGCAAGGGTCCGTTTCCCCTCGTTCTGCATCCTCACGGCCATTGGACGCACAAGAAATCGACTCCCTTTGTGCAGGCGAGAGCGATCGGTTTGGCGGTCCTTGGTTTCGCCGGGCTCGTGGTCGAGTCGCCGGGGAGGAGTTGGGACGAGAACGAGTGCAACGAACGCTCCGGAATGGGCTCTCACGACGACCCCGCGCTCGTGATGGGGTGGCCGGTCACCGGGCAGTACGTGTGGGACCTCGTTCGAGGCTTGGACTATTGCCAATCCCGCTCCGATATCGATTGGACGCGGGTGGGGATCACCGGCGCGAGCGGCGGGGGGCTGGCCGCAGCGGCCGCCTTCGCCAATGACCGGAGAATCGGCGCAGCGGCGATCGTCTGCTTTGCCTCCAGCCTCGAATCGAACCCTCACAACGGATGTCTTTGCCATCATCTTCCCGGAATCACGAGGCTGGGCGACCGGTCGGACCTTCTTGCGATACGCGCGCCGGCTCCGATTCTGCTCGTTTCGGCGACGGAGGATGAGGAGTTTCCGCTCGTGGGGCACCAAAAGACGTTCCAGAAGCTTCAGAGAGTCTACGAGACTTTGGGCAAGAAAGAAGCCGTGCGGCTTGAGGTCGTGGAGGGCCGTCACGACTACTCCCGCCGGATGCGGGAGGCGATGTATGCGTTCTTCGCCGAGCACCTCTTGGGAGCCCCGCGAAGCCCTTATCTCCCTGAGCCTATGCCGATGACCGACGGCGCCCACAACCCTTACGAGCGGGGCACGGAGCCTGCGACCACGCCCGACCTCTGGGTGACTCCTCCTTCGTTACGGCAAACTCGAACGCTGCGGGAGGTACTGGCCGACCGGCTCTCCGATCCACGTCCGGAGCCTTTCGACGCAGCGGAGCGGTTGATCCCGTGGGGCCGACACGGCAAGATCGCGCTGGAGATCCCTTCGGACGAGTTAACGATTTGCGACGAAGGGTTTTCGCCGCGCCCGGAGGGGGCTTTCGTGCTACCAAGCCAGGGCATCGACTTTCGATTGTGCGTGTATCTCGGAATCAGCGGCGCGGAGTTTCTAGCGCAGGTGCTGCACTTGGGGCTTCCGGGCGGGCCGACGGGTTGGGAGCCGTCGGCTTTGGGAGGCGATCCGGTTTCGGCGGTGCTGGCTTCTCTTCGAACCCTGTCTTCGGGCGGCGCCCCGGAGAAGACCGTCTCGTCGGTGCGAGCGCTAGGGCCGGTTAGCTCGAGGGTGGCTCGTCACCTCCGGCTCCTCCGACCGGGCCTCAAGATCGAGACTTCCCACTTCGAGACGGGCTGGCTCGACTCCGTGGATGCGGAAGACCTGCCCTTGATTCAGCCGGGCGCCCGGTATCTCGAATGGCCGTTCGGGGGTTTGAATCTGTCTTAG